The Ralstonia pickettii DTP0602 genome segment GGGCAAAGCCTACGATGCCAGCTTTGCCACGCGCATGCGGGGGACGGGCGTGTGGGCGGACTTGCTGCGACAGCGCGTCTACAAGGCCGCCGAACGGCTCGGCTTCCGCTACAACCGGTTCGAACTGGATACTTCTCGTTTTCGCCCCCCAGCCAGGGGTCCCCGCGGCAAGGACGATCCGCAAGGTTCGCTTTTCTGAGCCCTCAGAGCCGCTTCGGTGGCCTGCTGGTCGCTGATCATGCTGCTAGCGAGATCCAGAGCGGCCTTGGCGCTCGATGGCGACAGTCCTGAGGACAGCGCCAGCCGGACGGCGATCGCCGCCAGGCGTCCTTCCTCATAGGTTGGCATGTCGGTCTGTGCTCCTTTGCGCCGCCGAAGCCATGCTTCGCCGGGCGTAGTGCCGCCGGGAGTGGGCGGTCTTTCCAGTATGGGCGATTTGCGCCAAAGCGGAGCTATCGATTGCGCCCGCCTTGATCGCGCGCAAATGTGCTTTGCACAAGGTGTCAGGTCGTATCCAATCGGTCCCAGTACGGCGGATTGCCGAAGCGCGCCGCAAAGAAATCGACAAAGGCGCGCGTCTTGGCCGGCACTAGGTGGCGGCTCGGAAACACAGCCCAGATCGACACGGCCGGCAGCACCGGGTATTCGTCCAGCACCGTCACCAGTTCGCCGCTGCGCAACAGCGGCCCCACGTCCCAGGTCGACTTGAGCGCGATGCCGACACCGGCCACCAGCGCATCGCGAATCACTTCGCCGTTGTCCACGCGCAGGTTGCCGTGCACGTTGACCACGGTCTCGCCCAGCGGCGTATCGAAGCGCCACGCCGACTGGTCGGCCAGCACCAGGCAGTTGTGCTGGCGCAGGTCGTCGGGATGGCGCGGCACGCCGTGGCGTTGCAGATAGCCGGGCGCGGCGCAGATCACGCGCCGGCTGGGCGCGAGCGGACGTGCCACCAGCGTGGAGTCCGGTAGCACGCCCATGCGCAGCGCGACGTCGATGCTGGCATCGACCAGCCCGATCACCTGATCGGTCAGGCGCAGGTCGAGCGAGATGTCGGGGTAGGCGGCCAGGAAGTCGGGCAGGGCGGGCGATACATGCTGGCGCCCGAACGAGGCAGGCGCAGTCACGCGCAGTTGCCCGCGCGGGTGCTCGGCACTGGTGCCGACCGATTGGCCGGCCAGTTCCGCCGTAGCCAGTAGTTGTTCTGCATGCAGAAGGAAACGGTCGCCATCCGCGGTCAGCGCCAGCCGGCGCGTGGTGCGATGCAGCAGCCGGCAGCCGAGGGACTGTTCGAGCCGGGCCAGCCTGGCACTGGCGGTCGAGGTGGACAGGCCGAGATCGCGCGCCGCCGCCGACAGGTTGCCCAGTGCCGCGGCGCGGGCGAAGACGGCGACGTCGAGCAGGTCGAAGTGCATCGAGCGCGCTTTGCCGCCGCCGTTGTTATTGCGAAAGGGCTCGAGCGGCCTCGACCTGCGATTCGAAGAAGGTCTGGAAGCTGATCGCCAGCCCGGCCATCAGCAGGCCGGTACCGATCAGCAGCGACAGGATCACCAGGATCACCACCGGCCAGCCGGAGCGCGTGGGTTTACCGTGCGGGTTGAAGCGCGCGTCCCATTTGTCGTCGGGGCGCAGCCCATAGACGATGGCTGCCAGGAAGGCGCTGATCACGGACACGCCGCCGGCGACGGCGAAGGTCCAGTTCAGCGCAGGGGATCCCGCATCGGCCGCCATCGAGGCAACGCCGATGACGCCCGCCAGCAGCGCCAGCAGATGGGCCCAGCCGTACAGGTCGCGCAGCCCGCCCAGGTAGAAGCGATGCGCACCGAGGCTGCCGAACAGGA includes the following:
- a CDS encoding membrane protein; amino-acid sequence: MPVATPARHASTLASPPTRGKSKLLTVALAFLFGSLGAHRFYLGGLRDLYGWAHLLALLAGVIGVASMAADAGSPALNWTFAVAGGVSVISAFLAAIVYGLRPDDKWDARFNPHGKPTRSGWPVVILVILSLLIGTGLLMAGLAISFQTFFESQVEAARALSQ
- a CDS encoding LysR family transcriptional regulator: MHFDLLDVAVFARAAALGNLSAAARDLGLSTSTASARLARLEQSLGCRLLHRTTRRLALTADGDRFLLHAEQLLATAELAGQSVGTSAEHPRGQLRVTAPASFGRQHVSPALPDFLAAYPDISLDLRLTDQVIGLVDASIDVALRMGVLPDSTLVARPLAPSRRVICAAPGYLQRHGVPRHPDDLRQHNCLVLADQSAWRFDTPLGETVVNVHGNLRVDNGEVIRDALVAGVGIALKSTWDVGPLLRSGELVTVLDEYPVLPAVSIWAVFPSRHLVPAKTRAFVDFFAARFGNPPYWDRLDTT